Within Carassius gibelio isolate Cgi1373 ecotype wild population from Czech Republic chromosome A21, carGib1.2-hapl.c, whole genome shotgun sequence, the genomic segment TGGTTTAAAACCCAAAAGGTGTTTTACACACAATGCAACTCAATATGTGTTCAGTGAGTCTTGATACACAGGATCTCTCCTCTATCTGTGTTCTTCGTTGAGTTTGTGGCGTGTCCGTCGTCTTCGAGCTGTGTTGGAGACCTCAGAGGTGCTCACTTGGACATGCGTTTCTTAAGGCGTTCTACATCAATCTGAAGTGTGAGAGAGCACAAGTGAGCGTTGATAGTCAGGTTATGAAATAAGAACAGTGCTGGGGTAATACATTACAAGTTATGATATCAGATTACACTTTTCAATTAACTAGTAAAGAGATGTACTACTTtacatttacaacaaaatatctgcgcttcattttcaaaacaaattctAATGTAAGGTACTTTACTGTTTTTCAATTTACGTATGCCTTTACAGTTGAAAAAATATTACTTTGCTTTTTGTTTCACCCCAGCCCAGATgtcaaaaagtaatgcaaaagtaatgttTAACATCTAGAGGCTCTTGGCTCATCCTCACGCTTACTTGCAGCGACAAACGCATCTTCTTTTCTTCATCCAGTTCATTCATGAGCAGTCTGATCTCTTTTCTGAAACACAATGCCATTATGTTTACAGAAATACAAGGGTAAGAATCCCACAACAGCATGCATTCATATTACACAAACTTATGCTGAGTCTTGAGCGTGTCCAGTTCATCTCGTAGCTCTTGTAGCTCCGCTCTCATCTGCTCCATAGTGACGGGGCCCTGCGGGGCCGCTTGAGGTTTAGAGGATAATAACTGCGAGAGAAACGCTGGGAGCTGAGTCATGCCAGAAGAAGAGCCGCTGACAGGCTcctgaaaaacaaaaccaaaggGACGATCCTAAACATTTCATTTGTGAGCAGTTTGTCCTCTAGGGCCCTCAAACTGTCAGGGGCCACAAAAGCCTTGTGCTGAGTTCAACAGTGTAAGTAGATTACTGTACTAATTACTCTCTCTAAGAAGTTAtgcataactaaaaaaaaaaaaaattgtcttaactaataattactttttaaatccaATATCAGCCTCGATCAGTACAATGATAGACATGAAACTGCTCTTTTAATTCAATAACCTAAAACTGCGTAGATTATTTTTTCAGCTGACCAAAGTATTTAAAGGAGAAggttaaattaaaaacatgcattttaacattAAGTGTTAAATCCACTATTATTCTGTATAGAATTTTTCTATATTctatcaaatatttaatttaattacattttacagaaaaATGAAGAATAGTCccttattttactttttcaagccaaatgtaattatatatatatttatagactcaacccatctcttttagagaactacagaccagtttcccttcttcctttcattgcaaaaacacctgaacgagctgtgttcaaccaagtctctacatttctcacacacaacaatctccttgacagcaaccaatctggcttcagaagtggacatttagctgagacggccttgctctcagttgttgaagctctaagactggcaagagcggaatcctaatcttcagtacttatcctgcttgatctgaccgctgcttttgacacggttaaccaccagatcctcctatcaaccctactggcgaaaggcatctcaggaacaacacttcaatggagtcttacctatcagataggtccttcaaagtatcttggagaggtgaggtgtccaaatctcaacatctaactactggggtgcctcagggctcagttcttggaccacttctcttctctgtctacatggcatcattaggttctgtcattcagaaacatggcttttcataccactgctatgctgatgacactcaactctacctctcattccatcctgatgatccgacggtagctattcgcatctcagcttgtgcATAAGAACATTTCTTGCTGGATCAtcgaccatcaccttcaactcaaccttgccaagacagaactgcttgtgattccagcaaacccatcgttccatcacaatttcaccatcaagttaggcacatcaaccataactccttcaaaaacagctagaagccttggagttatgattgatgatcagctgactttctcagaccacattgctaaaactgtccgatcctgcagatttgctttattcaacatcaagaagatcaggtcctttctttcggatcatgctgcacaactccttgttcaagctcttgttctgtccaggctggacttttgcaatgctctcttgtcaggtcttccagacagttctatcaaacctttacaattaatccagaacgggagattaatctttaatgagctgaaaagaatacacgtcacacttctgtttatcaatttgctctggcttccaatagctgctcgcataaaattcaaggcattgatgtttgcctacaaaactaccactggctctgcacccatttacctaaatttgttacttcagacttatgtgcctctagaagcttgcgttctgcaagtgaacgtcgcttgattgttcatcccaaagaagcacaaagtcacttttacggtcttttaaattaaatgttccttctggtggaatgacctccacaactcaatcagagcagctgagtccttagccatctccaagaatcggcttaaaacacatctttatTTGACTATCTAACTtcagcactcactattctaattctattctttaaaaaaagacctctaacactagcttgctatattctttttctattacatctgttttctttttatttattatattatttaaaagcccttgctacgtgtaactgagacttgttatagctcttatatatcattgctctttttgttgtttttgattgcttttattgtcctcatttgtaagtcgctttggataaaagcgtctgctaaatgaataaatgtaaatgtaatttaatgatatatattcattaattaattactaAGTAATGCAATACAAGCAACACTGCTAATAGGGACCTGAAGGTGAGCGTTAGGcctaaaaaaatcaaattttgttGACTactgttttaatcaacatttttaGACTAACATAGTCTAAACTATTTCCTATTGCTAATAATTGACActgaaattaaaatcaaatcacAATCATGATTTATGACACAACTGCAATATAAGAGAGAGGTTTggcaaaataaagtttttcttgTCAAACAGACTTACTGTGGTGTCTTTCGGGGCTTCTGTGTTACTATATAGAAACCTGAGGGCCAGCAAGTCTGGTTCCTGATTCACTTCGTTCATTTCCTGTCCTGGTTCTTCCTCAACAGCCTGCAAAGAGAagtaataaacacaaaaacactcaaTATCTTCACAGAGCATGAGACTTTGTTCATACGGTTTCATCTTAGGGTTAGTATTCCAGTAATACTGTAATTTAATGGATTAGGAAACCATCACACTGTTCTGTACAGTATCAGTCACACAGTGTGTGAGCTGTTAGGATGTGTGCAGTATGTGACATACACACCAATTAAGACCGAGAAGTTAAATATAACTCAAGGACAAAACATGACACAGGTTCTGTGTATCTGAGGAGCTACAGCAGGTTTGGATGACATGCAGTCATTTAATACGTGATAACTGACTTACTGACATGATTAAGAGAGAGTCTGCTGTGTTCGGTCAGAAGGCGCTGGTTCTCGAGAGTCGACACGAGGCTCTTGAAATCTTCAACATCTGTGACGATGAGACGcaaaatgtggaaaataatggaCACACAGTTCTGGGGAATACAAGGTGCCAGTCTATCATTTATAAATGACCGTCCTTCAGTATTCTAGATCATAAGTAATAATAGAAAGATTATTACTTATGATCTAGAATCATAAGTaatgagaaacaaaacaaacatatcaAGCACAATAGAGCACTTACtcaaaaagttaaaatgtaaaatgcaggCGTGTATTCTGTAAATGAGTAAAGAAACACAGAGACAGATGTCTTACCCGCAGTAAATGCGTAGTTGCCCATGGATCTGAGACGAGAACAAACTCCAAAAGCACAAAGAGAATAATctaaatgcacaatataaaacaaGATTTCACTGAAGAATCATTTGGGGAATCATTTCTGTATTTCTCAGCCTGTGGAGGGATCCGTGTGCACTTGTAACTCTTGTTTTTGTGCATTCAGCTTCTTGCCAGTCTGTGGTCACTACATTAATCTATAAATAGTGACTCCTCACACCAACTGTGTTGTAACTGAACACCTTCATGACAGAGACACTATTGTCCAGACAGAGTTTAGCCACAACCTCTCACTCATTCGTCTGATCCAGTCTGAGGAATACAAACAATCTAGTGATAAATCAGACATTATATTAGAGTTACAGATGCATCTAAAGCATATTATTGTATTTCCAAAGTCCAGTGATAAAACACTGTGGGGTTCGAGGTCTGGCCCGGGGAACTCACACGTCTCTGTTTAGCAACTTTTCATTGTGATGCTTGTGTACTGATGCTCTGGTGTTTCTGGTGATACTCGCTCCTTCTATGGAGCCCTCGAGACACCAATCAGACGGGACTGCAGCATGCACATGTCCCACACATCTGTCTCTGATTCGTCCCACTgattctctctctgtgtgagtgAACAGACCTATAGAATAAAACCTAAACCTAAAGCCTTTTAGATCAAAAACACTAATTGCGTGACTTGTGTATGTCTGATTTTATCATTCACTGGTAATGCAGCATGCAAAACAACATCTAAATCCTCACAGACTGTCTTCTTATGATGATGGGggaaattcatttatttatttatttaaatgactaaaGAACTGCTGATCAGACTGGACAAATGCAAACGACTGGTCGGTCTAAACTTCCTGAGCATCTGGACTCTGACTTTCACACATCATTCATATTTTGTGGGACGTCTAGGTCCTGAAGTTCAGAAGCTCACAGACGGTTTAATAACACATTCAGACTGACCAAAAGAGAATGAAGAAAACATTTGTGCTTGAAAACAACATCATTCATCAAAACTGGAGTAATGTGACACTCAGGCATCGAGCtatgcaaatatatgcaaatacaCAAACAACTCAGTTTTAGCAATGAATTAACAACCATTTTGGACATCATGTCATCACTTTCACACATAACACTGAAACTAATTTCACTCTCTGTTTTGAtcattatacatttaaacatatagctacccttatgaaaattaaccatggttgtATTATAGTAAACCATAGTAACCATgtgttgttttacttttaaactatggttagcagtgttggggaaagttatttttcaaatgtaatgtattacaatattccataaaaaaaagtaactaactatttgagttactttttatggaaagcaaTGCGTTACATTTCTTGTGCATCACATTTTCTCATCTGATattgggtttttttgtttttaatatagaaagttatatttctggcaaatgtaaaagcctgttcacactaaaagtgaaataaataagAACCGGACTGAAGGAAATGTAAGCTCAAACTGCTGGATTGCATGAAGAACTCAAACACTTCAACACTTTCTTCTCAATCAcagaacaataaaacacaaatgttatgtttatctaaAGGCATTTGTGCTTATGTTTGAATAGGTCAGCAGTGAGGAGTGGAGAGCTGTCAGTCAGTAACTGGGAAAACTTACATATTGTATACTAAATATTGCCtgaacattatacacacacacacacaaacacacacacacacacataaatatagcTATCCATATACATCCACTTGGATGTGCTCATACACACCTAGCAATGGACATTTTAATCTGTATGCAAGTCGAAGCATATTTCCCATCACATTTTGTATTCTATGCAATCAATGGCAGTTTTCCGTCAAGGTTACGTAATGGCGTCATCGCGCTACGATGTCACAACGTATTTTAACGGCTTTTAGCAACAAATCGACCTGCCTTTTACAGTGAAAATTGGTTGGCAACACCGCTTCGTTTCACACTTTATACGTTTTGCACCATTTAGTATTGAACTCTacccatttaaaaatatttacattttaaataagagaCTCAGTTTTCTAGTTAGCTGCCACGCCTCCCCCGAAGGGAGGGGAAGCGCTTTATGAAATACTGACCAATCAAAAGGAAAGTATTTTCTTCCGGCGTGTCTGATTGGACAGTTGGAGTTGCCTCCGGTGCGCGGTGATTGGTGGAGCGCGCATACCGCGGCGTTCGAATTTATTGTTAGAGAGCCGTTAGTGAGTCGTGCAGGTGGACGGACGAGTTTAGGTTAGGTTACTTACAGTACTAACTGTGTCCAGGTTAGGTGTTCTGATCCTAGTTTAACTGTAGGAATATCTTATATAACTGTAAAATTACGTTTGGAACCAGTGGACGTCATAAATCAAGGTACGAAAATGCATTTGCCGAGTGTTTGCGAATATGCAATGCTAACTGCTAAGAGCAAACAAAGCGTTAGCTTACTAAAATAAATCCTGTTATTCTGTCGAAATGTTTATCGGTTATTCTTGTATTTTGTTGTTAGCTATAATGTATGTTCCCAAGTCAGTCTTTGAGCCGAGTGACTAATGTTTCGTTAGTTAACTTTATCTGCCCATGCATTACCGTCCTGACAGTAATGTTAATGTTCGTTGTTTTGTGCGCGTTCTCGTGTCTAGTGTGTGTCATCATGGCTCTGGCTTCTCCGTGCGCGCTCCTGTCTGATGAGGAAGAGTGCGGGGCTGTGTTTG encodes:
- the si:dkey-71d15.2 gene encoding SH3 domain-containing kinase-binding protein 1 isoform X1, which codes for MGNYAFTADVEDFKSLVSTLENQRLLTEHSRLSLNHAVEEEPGQEMNEVNQEPDLLALRFLYSNTEAPKDTTEPVSGSSSGMTQLPAFLSQLLSSKPQAAPQGPVTMEQMRAELQELRDELDTLKTQHKFVKEIRLLMNELDEEKKMRLSLQIDVERLKKRMSK
- the si:dkey-71d15.2 gene encoding SH3 domain-containing kinase-binding protein 1 isoform X3 is translated as MSAVEEEPGQEMNEVNQEPDLLALRFLYSNTEAPKDTTEPVSGSSSGMTQLPAFLSQLLSSKPQAAPQGPVTMEQMRAELQELRDELDTLKTQHKFVKEIRLLMNELDEEKKMRLSLQIDVERLKKRMSK
- the si:dkey-71d15.2 gene encoding SH3 domain-containing kinase-binding protein 1 isoform X2; this encodes MGNYAFTADVEDFKSLVSTLENQRLLTEHSRLSLNHAVEEEPGQEMNEVNQEPDLLALRFLYSNTEAPKDTTEPVSGSSSGMTQLPAFLSQLLSSKPQAAPQGPVTMEQMRAELQELRDELDTLKTQHKKEIRLLMNELDEEKKMRLSLQIDVERLKKRMSK